In one Acomys russatus chromosome 15, mAcoRus1.1, whole genome shotgun sequence genomic region, the following are encoded:
- the Tm4sf1 gene encoding transmembrane 4 L6 family member 1 encodes MGYVKCARGIGHSLVWLSVFCIIANILLYFPNGETKYALEDHLSRFVWYFAGIVGGGLLMLLPALVFIGQEEDDCCGCCGCCGYESYGKRCSMLSSVMAALIGIAGSGYCVIVAALGLAEGPKCSDSHGVWNYTFANTDGQYLLDSSTWSKCYEPKHIVEWNVTLFFILLALGGIEFILCLIQVINGVLGGICSYCYSHQQQYDC; translated from the exons ATGGGCTATGTAAAGTGTGCAAGAGGCATCGGACACTCTCTGGTGTGGCTTTCTGTCTTCTGCATCATAGCTAACATTTTACTCTACTTTCCAAATGGGGAAACAAAGTATGCTCTTGAAGACCACCTTAGCCGCTTTGTGTGGTACTTTGCCGGCATTGTAGGTGGAGGCCTGCTG ATGCTCCTGCCAGCACTTGTGTTCATCGGCCAGGAGGAAGATGACTGCTGtggctgctgcggctgctgcggcTACGAAAGCTACGGCAAGAGATGTTCA ATGCTTTCTTCTGTCATGGCTGCTCTCATTGGAATTGCAGGATCTGGCTACTGTGTCATTGTGGCAGCACTGGGTTTGGCAGAAGGACCAAAGTGTAGCGATTCCCACGGTGTGTGGAACTACACCTTTGCCAACACCGATGGACA GTACCTTCTGGATTCCTCTACATGGTCCAAGTGCTATGAGCCCAAGCATATTGTGGAGTGGAATGTGACTCTATTTTTTATCCTTTTGGCTCTCGGTGGAATTGAATTCATCTTGTGTCTCATTCAAGTAATAAATGGAGTGCTTGGAGGCATATGTAGCTATTGCTACTCTCACCAACAG caATATGACTGCTAA